Proteins from one Pseudoliparis swirei isolate HS2019 ecotype Mariana Trench chromosome 22, NWPU_hadal_v1, whole genome shotgun sequence genomic window:
- the mtx1a gene encoding metaxin-1a: protein MAAPDELFCWEGDWGLPSVSTDCLVILAYAQFAGAPLKLRKMSNPWRSPSGLLPTLRTNQKENLTRPSDIITHFRKQKYNADVDLSAKEAADSLAFVSLLEEKLKPALIYTFWVEPKNYVEVTRRWHAAHMPFPLNFFLPGQMQRGRLETLRLLRGDEGLEAGEELEKELYREATECLNLLSQRLGSHKFFFGDSPSSLDAFVFGHLAPVLGAKLPNGKLQQHLRTLENLSSFCSNVLLLYFPRDGPEGGGPKTSSPAAPEGGDFDHVPNKRRKQVLSALAALGAMLSYALLTGMVSIQQEALEEPPDPEPIGGGGED from the exons ATGGCGGCGCCCGACGAGTTGTTTTGCTGGGAAGGAGACTGGGGTCTCCCGTCCGTCAGCACGGACTGCCTGGTGATTCTG GCTTACGCTCAGTTTGCAGGAGCTCCTCTCAAACTCAGGAAGATGTCCAACCCCTGGAGGAGTCCCAGCG GATTACTTCCCACCCTGAGGACCAATCAGAAAGAGAATTTGACCAGACCCTCTGACATCATCACTCACTTCAGGAAACAG AAGTACAATGCAGACGTGGACCTCTCGGCCAAGGAAGCTGCCGACAGTCTGGCCTTCGTCTCTctgctggaggagaagctcaaacCGGCTCTG atcTACACCTTCTGGGTGGAGCCTAAGAACTACGTGGAGGTGACCCGCCGTTGGCACGCCGCCCACATGCCGTTCCCTCTGAACTTCTTCCTGCCGGGCCAGATGCAGCGCGGCCGGCTGGAGACGCTGCGCCTGCTGCGAGGAGACGAGGGCCTGGAGGCcggagaggagctggagaaggag TTGTACCGGGAGGCGACCGAGTGCCTGAACCTGCTCTCCCAACGACTCGGCTCACACAAGTTCTTCTTCGGGGACTC GCCTTCGTCTCTGGACGCCTTCGTCTTCGGACACCTGGCCCCCGTCCTCGGGGCCAAGCTGCCCAACGGGAAGCTGCAGCAGCACCTGAGAACCCTGGAGAACCTCAGCAGCTTCTGCAGCAACGTCCTGCTGCTCTACTTCCCCCGAGACGGGCCAG AGGGCGGCGGTCCGAAGACGTCCTCGCCGGCGGCGCCGGAGGGCGGCGACTTCGACCACGTCCCCAACAAGCGCAGGAAGCAGGTGCTGTCGGCGCTGGCGGCTCTGGGCGCCATGCTGAGCTACGCCCTGCTCACCGGCATGGTGTCCATCCAGCAGGAGGCGCTGGAGGAGCCGCCGGACCCCGAGCCAATCGGGGGCGGGGGCGAGGACTGA